Proteins encoded within one genomic window of bacterium:
- a CDS encoding DUF1926 domain-containing protein → MPKLKFIFGVHNHQPVGNFDFVFEDAYQKAYKPFLDVVSGYPWFKFTLHNSGCLWEWLEQHHPEYLEQVNTLVRAGQVELLGGGFYEPIMPAIPDRDKQGQLKMMSEFLKNRFGKAPAGAWLAERVWEPGLASVLADAGIKYTVLDDYHFKCSGKNDQDLDGHYITEDQGKPLAVFPISQQLRYLIPFHNVDEVIAHLKTLHQPGRDALAVLADDGEKFGVWPGTHELAYEKGWLKNFLDALEANKEWLELSTFSQALEAFPARGRIYLPTASYAEMGEWALEPKSEAVYSELTQRLKAEGSYQRYSPFVKGGTWRDFLTKYPESNNIYRKMLSVSAKAAGQGPDVLRELYRGQCNCGYWHGVFGGLYLPHLREALYRHLIRAENLMEPKPEPSAPSFEAREFDFDGDGRNEVELFNRHDRLLLSPSFGGAMIEWDAREKEINLFDTLARRPESYHRNIPKPGDQGASQGKSIHEMLVSKEEGLTDLLFYDSFRRVGLVNHLLGPETDLESFYRNCHQEQEPGLAGAWVYQTNRQAERVTVELTKIINDLTIAKKIVFGTGPSFKIEYSWVNSGLKEMEIWPGIEFNFGLLSSGFGRHCRSASRILPTEALNVRAQDQDVSQLSVIDGYRNLSVDFDLDQAWDLWRFPVETVSQSESGLERNYQCSCFLWHKKIKLLPGRPQTLIFTLEHKAI, encoded by the coding sequence ATGCCCAAACTGAAATTCATATTCGGGGTTCACAACCACCAGCCGGTGGGCAATTTCGACTTTGTGTTCGAGGACGCCTACCAGAAGGCCTATAAGCCTTTTCTGGATGTCGTCTCCGGCTATCCCTGGTTCAAATTCACCCTGCACAACAGCGGCTGCCTGTGGGAGTGGCTGGAACAGCATCACCCGGAATACCTGGAACAGGTCAACACCCTGGTCCGGGCCGGGCAGGTGGAACTGCTGGGCGGGGGCTTTTACGAGCCCATCATGCCGGCCATCCCCGACCGCGACAAGCAGGGCCAGCTGAAGATGATGTCGGAATTCCTGAAGAACAGGTTCGGCAAAGCCCCGGCCGGAGCCTGGCTGGCCGAGCGGGTGTGGGAGCCGGGGCTGGCCTCGGTCCTGGCCGACGCCGGGATTAAGTACACGGTGCTGGACGACTATCATTTCAAATGCTCCGGCAAGAACGACCAGGACCTTGACGGCCACTACATCACCGAGGATCAGGGCAAGCCGCTGGCGGTCTTTCCCATCAGCCAGCAGCTCCGCTATCTGATCCCCTTCCATAACGTGGACGAGGTCATCGCCCACCTTAAAACCCTGCACCAGCCCGGTCGGGATGCGCTGGCCGTATTGGCCGACGACGGGGAAAAGTTCGGGGTCTGGCCCGGCACCCATGAGCTGGCCTATGAAAAGGGCTGGCTGAAAAACTTCCTGGACGCGCTGGAAGCAAACAAGGAGTGGCTGGAGCTGTCCACTTTCAGCCAGGCGCTGGAAGCGTTTCCGGCCAGGGGCCGGATCTATCTGCCCACCGCCTCCTACGCCGAGATGGGGGAGTGGGCGCTGGAACCAAAGTCCGAGGCGGTCTATTCGGAGCTGACCCAAAGGCTGAAGGCCGAGGGCAGCTACCAGCGCTACAGTCCGTTCGTCAAGGGCGGCACCTGGCGGGATTTTTTGACCAAATACCCCGAATCAAACAACATCTACCGCAAGATGCTCTCGGTCTCGGCCAAGGCGGCTGGCCAGGGCCCGGATGTCCTGCGGGAACTATACCGGGGACAGTGCAACTGCGGATACTGGCACGGGGTCTTTGGGGGCCTGTATCTGCCGCATCTGCGCGAGGCTCTGTACCGGCATCTGATCCGGGCCGAGAATCTGATGGAACCGAAGCCTGAACCTTCTGCGCCCTCGTTTGAGGCCAGGGAATTCGATTTTGACGGTGACGGCCGGAACGAAGTGGAACTGTTCAACCGCCATGACAGGCTTCTTCTATCCCCGTCCTTCGGAGGCGCCATGATCGAATGGGATGCCCGGGAAAAGGAGATAAATCTGTTCGACACCCTGGCCCGCCGGCCCGAAAGCTACCATCGGAATATTCCGAAGCCGGGCGATCAGGGCGCATCCCAGGGCAAGAGCATTCACGAGATGCTGGTCTCCAAGGAGGAGGGCCTGACGGATCTGCTGTTCTACGACTCCTTCCGCCGGGTAGGCCTGGTGAACCACCTGCTGGGGCCGGAGACGGACCTGGAATCTTTTTACCGCAACTGCCACCAAGAGCAGGAACCGGGCCTGGCCGGAGCATGGGTTTATCAAACAAACAGACAGGCGGAACGGGTGACGGTGGAACTCACAAAAATCATAAACGATCTGACCATTGCCAAGAAGATCGTCTTCGGGACCGGGCCGTCATTCAAGATAGAATACAGCTGGGTGAACAGCGGTCTTAAGGAAATGGAGATCTGGCCGGGGATAGAGTTCAACTTCGGCCTGCTGTCTTCGGGTTTCGGGCGGCACTGCCGGAGCGCCAGCCGGATACTGCCCACCGAAGCCCTCAACGTCCGGGCCCAGGATCAGGATGTTTCCCAGCTCTCGGTGATAGACGGCTACCGCAACCTTTCCGTCGACTTTGACCTGGACCAGGCCTGGGACCTCTGGCGCTTTCCGGTGGAGACCGTCTCCCAGTCGGAATCGGGGCTGGAGAGGAACTACCAATGCTCGTGTTTTTTATGGCATAAAAAGATAAAACTTTTGCCGGGCCGGCCGCAAACATTAATTTTCACACTGGAACATAAGGCAATTTGA
- a CDS encoding nucleotidyltransferase domain-containing protein: MEKNNKNGADFKNTIDLIVKKIRPQKIILFGSRADRKNKEWSDYDICLLKSGVVNKRKMAQDIYKMLCGCNIAMDIIVETPENYLKLKSNRFMIYSEIAKNGKVVYEK, encoded by the coding sequence ATGGAGAAAAACAATAAAAACGGTGCGGATTTCAAGAACACCATTGACCTTATCGTAAAAAAGATCCGGCCCCAAAAAATAATTCTTTTCGGCTCCAGGGCTGACCGCAAGAACAAGGAATGGAGCGATTATGACATTTGCCTGCTTAAATCCGGCGTTGTCAATAAACGGAAAATGGCCCAGGATATCTACAAAATGCTGTGTGGCTGTAATATCGCCATGGATATAATCGTGGAAACTCCCGAGAATTATTTAAAGCTCAAAAGCAACCGGTTTATGATCTACAGCGAGATCGCGAAAAACGGGAAAGTGGTTTATGAAAAATAG
- a CDS encoding HPr family phosphocarrier protein, producing the protein MQERSFTIVNRLGMHARPSALFVKTAGKFKSKVWARKEETEVNGKSIMGVMMLAAEPGSTLTVRADGEDEALVLDALGRLIADKFNED; encoded by the coding sequence ATGCAGGAAAGATCTTTCACCATCGTCAACCGTTTGGGAATGCACGCCCGGCCCTCGGCCCTGTTCGTCAAGACCGCCGGGAAATTCAAATCCAAGGTCTGGGCCCGCAAGGAGGAGACCGAGGTCAACGGCAAAAGCATCATGGGGGTGATGATGCTGGCGGCCGAGCCTGGTTCCACCCTCACCGTCCGGGCCGATGGCGAGGACGAAGCCCTGGTGCTGGACGCCCTGGGCAGGTTGATAGCCGATAAATTCAACGAGGATTAA
- a CDS encoding HEPN domain-containing protein: protein MKNSDLAKEWLKRAQSNLAKAKARRSSRAILYEDLAYDCQQAAEKSLKALLAHRGTEFPKTHSINLLLDIVKSKNITIPAVIRQSSVLTEYAVETRYPGDYEPVKRGEYLKALKLAVAIVGWVEKKMQTTDIFEK, encoded by the coding sequence ATGAAAAATAGCGACCTGGCCAAAGAATGGCTTAAAAGAGCGCAAAGCAATCTGGCGAAAGCCAAGGCCAGAAGGTCTTCCCGGGCCATTCTCTACGAAGACTTGGCATATGACTGCCAGCAGGCGGCGGAGAAATCGTTAAAGGCTCTTTTGGCCCACAGGGGTACAGAATTTCCCAAGACCCATTCGATCAACTTGCTTCTGGACATAGTAAAATCCAAGAACATCACCATCCCGGCAGTTATCAGACAATCCTCGGTCTTGACCGAATATGCCGTTGAGACAAGATATCCCGGCGATTATGAGCCGGTCAAGCGCGGGGAATATTTAAAAGCTTTGAAATTGGCGGTAGCCATAGTGGGCTGGGTGGAAAAGAAGATGCAGACAACAGATATATTTGAAAAATAA
- a CDS encoding CsgG/HfaB family protein — translation MKRKMAPVGISLLLAALLTGCAAKSAGPTTGSLLGGSTAATPTVQTQPVYSSVPAPKGPKLTISVMDMNVTSGLSPQEVSMLTDKLLNEFVNTKFYKVVERSKRDEILKEQGFQQSGACDQGACLVEAGQLLGVQKMVGGTIGKLGVMYVVELRIMDVKTGEIDQAFSRKYSGDVSNLLDAMREAAVVFSGGTAVPAQANPAGQSQPLKRRK, via the coding sequence ATGGCCCCGGTCGGCATCAGTCTTTTACTGGCTGCCCTGCTGACGGGTTGCGCGGCCAAGTCGGCAGGCCCAACCACTGGCTCGCTGTTAGGAGGGTCAACGGCCGCGACCCCAACCGTTCAGACCCAGCCCGTCTATTCTTCGGTCCCGGCCCCGAAGGGGCCCAAGCTTACCATCTCGGTGATGGATATGAACGTCACTTCGGGCCTTTCCCCGCAGGAGGTGTCGATGCTGACCGACAAACTGCTGAACGAGTTCGTCAACACCAAATTCTACAAGGTGGTGGAACGCTCCAAGCGCGATGAGATCCTCAAGGAACAGGGCTTCCAGCAAAGCGGGGCCTGCGATCAGGGGGCCTGCCTGGTGGAGGCCGGACAGCTTTTAGGCGTGCAGAAGATGGTGGGCGGCACCATCGGCAAGCTGGGCGTGATGTACGTGGTGGAACTGCGGATCATGGACGTCAAGACCGGGGAGATAGACCAGGCCTTTTCCCGCAAGTACTCAGGGGACGTGTCCAATCTGCTTGATGCCATGCGCGAGGCGGCAGTGGTGTTCTCGGGCGGCACGGCGGTCCCGGCGCAAGCCAATCCCGCCGGACAGAGCCAGCCGCTGAAGAGAAGAAAATAG